The Arachis ipaensis cultivar K30076 chromosome B03, Araip1.1, whole genome shotgun sequence region GAAAGATAAACAAAGAATAATAATTAGCAAGCTTTGAGTAGTGGCTTCCCACAGAGACAATCATTGTGGGCGAATGAGGACTCATCAAGAGTATCAAACACACCACCCTTTGGAATTGGGCCACACAAGTGATTATAGCTCAAATCAAGAAACCCAATAAACGCAGCTTTAGCAATGGATTTAGGGATCGAACCCCTAAAATTATTGTAACCTAATTCCAAACACGTAAAATAAGACTTGGGCCCAAACGAATCAGGTATATAACCCTCCAGCATGTTATGGCTCAAGTCCAAATCACTGATACCTGAGCCCAACAGGCCCGATGGAATCTTTCCCGAAAGGTTGTTTGTATTCAAATTTAGTGTTGCTAGAACTGGCATTCGGCCCAATGATTCAGGTATGGACCCCGATAGCCTGTTTCGAGACAGATCCAGATCCACGAGACGATACATTCGAGAAATTGAGCCCGGAATTGGCCCACTAATCTGGTTCCCGTTAAGGAAGGCCCGGCTCAGAAACCTTAGTTGGCCCAAACTGTTCGGGATCGGGCCAGAGATTCTGTTGTTACGGAGGTCAAGGTACGTTAATCCGGTCAACGACGAAATCGATGCCGGTATTACGCCGGTGATGGAGTTGTCGGCGGCGCTAAGATGCGTCAGCTGCCGGAGGTTTCCGATGTTGGAGGGGAGAGTTCCGGTGATTCGGTTTCCAGTGAGATCGATGATGCGGAGGAAGGAGAGGGAGGTGATGCAGGGAGGAACGTCGCCGGAGATTCCTTGCCAGTCGGTGATGACGATGCTGGAGAGGCTAGCGAGTTTGCAGATCTCCGGGGAGATGTGACCGGCCATGTATCCCTGGCGATGAGGCTTCTCGAACGTTGTGTAGAGCGTGGTGGCACGGAGGTTGATCTCGGCTACTCTGCCGGAGTTCTGGTCGCATGCTACGCCGAGCCAGTTCCGGCAGCAGTTAGTGCCGGTCCAGGAGTTGAAGATTCCGCCGTTGTACGGCTCCCGGAGAGCAGCCTTAAAGGCTAATAGTGCTTCCCGGTCGGAGGGCGGACACGAGTTCGCGGCGGAAATTACCGCCGCGAGAAATAGTAAGGTGGCTGCTGCTGTTACAGGCATTGTGATTTGGACTTTGGAGTTGCAAGTTGCAAGAACGTGAATATATAGAGAGAGAGTAGCGTGGCTACTTAATTACTTAGCTTGTGCATCAGAgtttggaaattctgacaactaCTTAAATATTTTGATGGAGCCTTCTCAAATGATTCTGCTCCCTCTCATCATGTCAACttaattcataaataaataacaaattttAGTCAAGGAATGGGTTCACTCGTCCACATTTAAGGATTAGATGTTTAAATCTCATCTTagcatttaaaatttaataaaatatttcatttgtgaattttgTTTGGCTAGAAACTTTAACACTGTAATAACATGTAATCTTAATATAAGGTGACTTTTTATTTTCTCCTTGAATTAATTATGATAGGCCATATATATCCTTTAATTTAGAGTTCCAAGCTCGAATATTTTCACAACAATATATATTTGACTTTCAAGTTACTCCATCTCACATCACATGTTAACTCTTTTAATTTGGTTGTCTTGCAGGAAGGAAGTTTCTAATATATTGATATAGTTCTTGATAAATGTGTTAAATCTTCGTAGAGCATTTGTTTATTGTGATTATTGTACCAAGAAATAATCCAGATATAAAAtttgaacaaggaaaaaggcaacTTGGGTTTTCAACGCATAAACTCCAGCCGTAGCCTTCCATGCATGTTTAGTTTCTCAATTATTTATTATCTCCCTTGTTAAAATTAGTATTCAAAGGGAAGGAAACCGACCAACCAGTGAAGgctttaaagttttttttttatgtagttTTAATGCATAATTAAATTAGGATTGAGGAAGTATAGGAGGTAACGAAGTATttatataatgtgtacaatgggtaTAAGAATATTAGATATTTATTATCATGGTATTCGAATTGTTATTTTGGATAGTATGAAtgtattgtgtttgagaaattagtagtattttatctTGGATGTTCATTTTCTAACTCATATTGGGTCAAATAAATaatctattgtacacattgtacaaatactctATTGGCTCCCTAGCGGGATTCAATTTTATTAGGTAGACAATGGTTGTtgtgaacaatgtgaacaatgggatGTAAAATTggccaaataaaataaaaatatactacactatcaaattattcacctaaatcttaatattagaataaccatctaCACATCTAATGAATTTAACATCCAATATATCTATTGTTTacatattttagtatttttattgtctacctaTATTTTTCCATTAAATTATGCTAATGACTTCAAAGTGGTGATTTATTAGGTTAAAGATATAACTATTTCAAAATATTTAAGAGACAATAAAAAATTAGTTcacgttattttaatattatcttATTTTACACTATTTAATTACCACT contains the following coding sequences:
- the LOC107634090 gene encoding DNA damage-repair/toleration protein DRT100-like, which gives rise to MPVTAAATLLFLAAVISAANSCPPSDREALLAFKAALREPYNGGIFNSWTGTNCCRNWLGVACDQNSGRVAEINLRATTLYTTFEKPHRQGYMAGHISPEICKLASLSSIVITDWQGISGDVPPCITSLSFLRIIDLTGNRITGTLPSNIGNLRQLTHLSAADNSITGVIPASISSLTGLTYLDLRNNRISGPIPNSLGQLRFLSRAFLNGNQISGPIPGSISRMYRLVDLDLSRNRLSGSIPESLGRMPVLATLNLNTNNLSGKIPSGLLGSGISDLDLSHNMLEGYIPDSFGPKSYFTCLELGYNNFRGSIPKSIAKAAFIGFLDLSYNHLCGPIPKGGVFDTLDESSFAHNDCLCGKPLLKAC